Proteins encoded within one genomic window of uncultured Fusobacterium sp.:
- a CDS encoding AbrB/MazE/SpoVT family DNA-binding domain-containing protein, with the protein MESKRKLSYRKPSNRGGEQFSVTIPKEYIEKLNITEEDREIIITLNEKTREIIIKKATD; encoded by the coding sequence ATGGAAAGTAAAAGGAAGTTATCATATAGAAAACCATCTAATAGAGGAGGGGAACAATTTTCAGTTACTATTCCAAAAGAGTATATTGAAAAATTAAATATAACAGAAGAGGACAGAGAAATTATAATTACTCTTAATGAAAAAACTAGAGAAATTATAATAAAGAAAGCCACAGATTAA
- a CDS encoding AbrB/MazE/SpoVT family DNA-binding domain-containing protein — MEKRELKISFGKSGSGSISPKLSIPKSFLDKIGVNQDEREIELEVNEETQEIIIRKKK; from the coding sequence ATGGAAAAAAGAGAGTTAAAAATTTCTTTTGGAAAAAGTGGTTCTGGTAGTATTTCGCCAAAGTTAAGTATTCCAAAATCTTTTTTAGATAAAATAGGAGTTAACCAAGACGAAAGAGAAATTGAACTTGAAGTAAATGAAGAAACTCAAGAAATCATTATACGAAAAAAGAAATAA
- a CDS encoding Rha family transcriptional regulator encodes MNILIEQNSQYGLVVSSRVVAKELGKQHKNVLRDIEQILSSSNLSQLIFESSYKAKTGTYKEYLLTKDGFTLYMFNIQGYQDFKMAYIQKFNEMEKELKNLKSNSSLLPTSSIRQTKTKKNELIKIETNINGEKNSKCLGVMEIFRYKL; translated from the coding sequence ATGAATATTTTAATTGAGCAAAATAGTCAGTATGGTTTAGTTGTAAGTAGTAGAGTTGTGGCTAAAGAATTAGGAAAACAGCATAAAAATGTCCTTAGAGATATAGAGCAAATTTTAAGTAGCTCAAATTTGAGCCAGTTAATTTTTGAAAGCTCTTATAAAGCTAAAACTGGAACTTATAAAGAATATCTACTTACAAAAGATGGATTCACTCTTTATATGTTTAATATTCAAGGTTACCAAGATTTTAAAATGGCATATATTCAAAAGTTTAATGAAATGGAAAAGGAATTAAAGAATTTAAAAAGCAATAGTTCTCTTCTCCCTACTTCTTCAATTAGACAAACTAAAACTAAAAAAAATGAACTTATAAAAATAGAAACTAATATTAATGGAGAAAAAAATAGTAAGTGCTTGGGAGTTATGGAAATTTTTAGATATAAGTTATAG
- a CDS encoding antA/AntB antirepressor family protein has product MEKKIVSAWELWKFLDISYSFSTWIKRRIEKYDFIENEDFVVVTSTGVKLGNPQEDYILSLDMAKELAIIEKNPAGRVARRYFIQCEKKYRKLLDEKHSKEIQALQENDSSEFYLKKIEALENNYQEVQKFIKELYEESELLKVTMQKFNSRCTWLSLLAGQGERLIRESKVEKKKLSQLKIVG; this is encoded by the coding sequence ATGGAGAAAAAAATAGTAAGTGCTTGGGAGTTATGGAAATTTTTAGATATAAGTTATAGCTTTTCTACTTGGATAAAAAGAAGAATTGAAAAGTATGATTTCATTGAAAATGAAGATTTTGTAGTAGTAACCTCAACTGGAGTTAAATTGGGAAACCCTCAAGAAGATTACATTCTATCTCTTGATATGGCTAAAGAACTAGCTATAATAGAGAAGAATCCAGCTGGTAGAGTTGCTAGAAGATATTTTATTCAATGTGAAAAAAAGTATAGAAAACTTCTTGATGAAAAGCATTCGAAAGAGATTCAAGCACTTCAAGAAAATGATAGTTCAGAGTTTTATTTGAAGAAAATAGAAGCTTTAGAAAATAATTACCAAGAAGTTCAAAAGTTTATTAAGGAGCTTTATGAAGAGTCTGAATTATTAAAAGTAACTATGCAGAAGTTTAATTCAAGATGTACTTGGCTTAGTTTGTTGGCAGGACAAGGAGAAAGACTGATTCGTGAGAGTAAAGTAGAAAAGAAAAAGTTAAGTCAATTAAAAATAGTAGGATAG
- a CDS encoding helix-turn-helix transcriptional regulator: MRKEDIGGIISRHRKNMSMTQKELANRLEVSSNHLSLIENNKKGISKKLLEKLKDIFDFSNDEKETLASSVKRIVVDKEMIIRLKEREKELEKKEMEIINTYDFIREHHFTLSKRAAVNDLLINYYSETEKLIAGLELKLIEENDEFIEGIKPVVKTTIKRISRKLDEIESVIKATTIIEEKKGEIQMAVDPNLSSIENLLALIPKETVMTVLTTEQKRMAILTYVAQNLKIKWKEYNVEGCATGYSVRLWEGGRGSKEKRGFMQDQITMDIDSYIGGAETDRETKEILDKIAAEIVDHAIMVVEKSLRAARKAKTPSVRAKYLRSMNNKGFLLAALQIAIILYATELLERGVDIDHEYLTVRLEGMKENKYLLGKAWREFNHSEQRDEDYEKLVKVTDEVLKAFEDKRELTERQLDRIVQEKLILVAIGQKTIENYIYGMMDKVSQAILGKIRLFQVDQF; the protein is encoded by the coding sequence ATGAGGAAGGAAGATATAGGAGGTATAATATCAAGACATAGAAAAAATATGAGTATGACTCAAAAAGAGTTAGCTAATCGCCTTGAAGTAAGTTCTAACCATTTATCATTAATTGAAAATAATAAAAAGGGAATTTCCAAGAAACTTTTGGAAAAATTAAAAGATATATTTGATTTTTCAAATGATGAAAAAGAGACTCTTGCTTCGAGTGTAAAAAGAATAGTTGTAGATAAGGAGATGATAATAAGGTTAAAAGAAAGAGAAAAAGAATTAGAAAAAAAAGAAATGGAAATAATTAATACTTATGACTTCATTAGAGAACATCATTTTACCTTAAGCAAAAGAGCAGCAGTAAATGATTTGTTAATAAATTATTATTCAGAGACAGAGAAATTAATAGCTGGCTTAGAACTAAAACTAATTGAAGAAAATGATGAGTTCATAGAAGGAATAAAACCAGTTGTAAAGACAACAATTAAAAGAATTAGTAGAAAATTAGATGAAATTGAAAGCGTAATAAAAGCTACAACAATAATAGAAGAAAAGAAAGGAGAAATACAAATGGCGGTTGACCCAAATTTGTCAAGTATAGAAAATTTATTAGCATTAATCCCTAAAGAAACAGTAATGACAGTATTAACTACTGAACAAAAAAGAATGGCAATATTAACATATGTGGCACAAAATTTAAAAATTAAATGGAAAGAATATAATGTTGAAGGATGTGCAACAGGATATTCTGTAAGACTTTGGGAAGGAGGAAGAGGAAGTAAAGAAAAAAGGGGATTTATGCAAGACCAAATTACAATGGATATTGATTCTTATATTGGCGGAGCTGAAACTGATAGAGAGACAAAAGAAATATTGGATAAAATAGCAGCTGAAATTGTGGACCATGCTATAATGGTAGTTGAAAAATCTTTAAGAGCAGCAAGAAAAGCAAAAACACCATCTGTTAGAGCTAAATATCTACGTTCTATGAATAATAAAGGATTCTTATTAGCAGCTTTACAAATTGCTATTATTCTATATGCTACTGAACTATTAGAAAGAGGAGTAGATATTGATCATGAATATTTAACAGTAAGGCTTGAAGGAATGAAAGAAAATAAATATTTATTAGGCAAAGCATGGAGAGAGTTTAATCATTCAGAACAACGGGACGAAGATTATGAAAAACTTGTTAAAGTCACTGATGAAGTATTAAAAGCATTTGAAGATAAAAGAGAATTAACAGAAAGACAACTTGATAGGATAGTTCAAGAAAAGTTAATTTTAGTTGCTATTGGACAAAAAACAATAGAAAATTATATTTATGGTATGATGGATAAAGTAAGTCAAGCTATTTTAGGTAAAATTAGATTATTTCAAGTAGATCAATTTTAA
- a CDS encoding helix-turn-helix domain-containing protein has product MKEYISANQTAKKLCISVETVYNMLRDGRLGGRYSIGNGKKKGSWLVSVESIELFKKHTTIKSIYQLKEKSSQGTLF; this is encoded by the coding sequence ATGAAAGAATATATATCAGCTAATCAAACCGCTAAAAAATTATGTATATCTGTGGAAACTGTTTATAATATGCTTCGTGATGGGCGACTTGGTGGAAGATATAGTATAGGTAATGGTAAAAAAAAGGGAAGTTGGCTTGTTAGTGTAGAAAGTATAGAATTATTTAAAAAACATACTACAATAAAAAGTATATATCAATTGAAAGAAAAAAGCAGTCAAGGAACATTGTTCTAA
- a CDS encoding helix-turn-helix domain-containing protein: MELTLEQRKAKSLYAQGKSAIEIAKILNIGKSTIYRWISNDELGFKESKKMASFDAGDMAGIIDESHKKLLIEISENPDKLLDPKTADALLKVSKVLESLGQRKEKEDLDKQTEEEVRGVLIIDDITYENLKKTTKKTVTVDEQELP, translated from the coding sequence ATGGAACTTACATTAGAGCAAAGAAAAGCAAAGTCTTTATATGCCCAGGGAAAATCAGCAATAGAAATAGCAAAGATATTAAATATAGGAAAAAGTACAATTTATCGTTGGATAAGTAATGATGAATTAGGCTTTAAAGAAAGTAAAAAGATGGCTAGTTTTGATGCTGGAGATATGGCTGGAATTATAGATGAATCACATAAAAAACTACTTATAGAGATTTCAGAAAATCCTGATAAGTTACTAGATCCTAAAACTGCAGATGCTCTTTTAAAAGTATCAAAGGTTTTAGAAAGTTTAGGACAAAGAAAAGAGAAAGAAGATCTTGATAAACAAACAGAAGAGGAAGTTAGAGGAGTGCTGATTATAGATGACATCACTTATGAAAATCTTAAAAAGACCACAAAAAAGACTGTCACAGTTGATGAACAAGAACTTCCATGA
- a CDS encoding PBSX family phage terminase large subunit, with the protein MTSLMKILKRPQKRLSQLMNKNFHEAWILWKTSQYTRYVFKGGRGSAKSSHIALMLVLSIILEPVNAVCFRKVGETLSKSVYEQIKWAIQFLGAEEYFRFKSSPLEIIYVERGNKFIFLGVDDPQKSKSIKTADFPIIYFWFEELAEFKTEAEVETVIKSILRGKLKEGLKYKGFFSYNPPQSKLNWVNKKYSFGSVDDNTYVHHSTYLENPHISDEFLEDAENTKRRNELKYRHEFLGEAIGNGIIPFPNLQIRPITKEDINNIAIVRQGIDWGYGVDPVAFVRWGYSKKKKIIYALDEYYGVKRSNKNVAEYILSKEYDEPITCDSAEPKSIDDLREYELSAWGASKGKGSVEYGEKWLGDLEAIVIDPERTPNIAKEFQMIDYATDRDGNPLPRLEDKNNHTIDATRYAFERDMKKGKYVY; encoded by the coding sequence ATGACATCACTTATGAAAATCTTAAAAAGACCACAAAAAAGACTGTCACAGTTGATGAACAAGAACTTCCATGAAGCATGGATTCTTTGGAAAACATCACAATATACTAGATATGTTTTTAAAGGTGGAAGGGGTTCAGCTAAATCATCTCATATAGCTTTAATGTTGGTATTAAGTATTATCCTTGAGCCTGTAAATGCTGTTTGCTTTAGAAAAGTAGGAGAGACATTGAGTAAATCTGTTTATGAGCAAATCAAATGGGCAATTCAATTTTTAGGAGCAGAGGAGTATTTTAGATTTAAATCAAGTCCCTTAGAAATAATTTATGTGGAAAGAGGAAATAAATTTATCTTCTTGGGAGTTGATGATCCACAAAAGAGTAAATCTATAAAAACAGCAGATTTTCCAATTATATATTTTTGGTTTGAAGAACTTGCTGAATTTAAAACAGAAGCAGAAGTTGAAACAGTTATTAAATCTATTCTAAGGGGAAAATTAAAAGAAGGCTTGAAATATAAAGGTTTCTTCTCATATAACCCACCTCAAAGTAAATTGAATTGGGTAAATAAAAAATATAGTTTTGGTAGTGTTGATGATAATACCTATGTTCATCATTCTACATATTTGGAAAACCCTCATATTTCTGATGAATTTTTAGAAGATGCAGAAAACACTAAAAGAAGAAATGAACTTAAATATAGACATGAATTTTTAGGAGAAGCAATAGGAAATGGTATTATTCCTTTCCCAAATCTTCAAATAAGACCAATAACAAAGGAAGATATAAATAATATTGCCATTGTTAGACAAGGGATTGACTGGGGATATGGAGTCGATCCTGTGGCTTTTGTAAGATGGGGGTATTCTAAAAAGAAAAAAATTATTTATGCTCTTGATGAATATTATGGAGTCAAGAGAAGTAATAAAAATGTAGCTGAATATATTTTAAGTAAAGAATATGATGAACCAATAACTTGTGATAGTGCAGAACCAAAGTCAATAGATGATTTAAGAGAATATGAGTTATCTGCTTGGGGAGCATCAAAAGGAAAAGGATCTGTTGAATATGGAGAGAAATGGTTAGGAGATTTAGAAGCTATTGTAATTGATCCTGAGAGAACTCCAAATATAGCAAAAGAGTTTCAAATGATAGATTATGCAACTGATAGAGATGGAAATCCTTTACCAAGATTGGAAGATAAGAATAACCATACTATTGATGCTACTAGATATGCTTTTGAAAGAGATATGAAAAAAGGAAAATATGTATATTAA
- a CDS encoding phage portal protein, whose protein sequence is MNFIKQWLAKKMCSIVYGGESPFDREEYMATITQQEAFMIAIKKKIKACQNIEFSIYKDIKDGKEEMKTHTLSPLFKMINKNTSFNDFIDYFLVWYEGYDNGVLLELVKGLSNYCPDLYIHNPSNFTVHYIGNEISRIEILNPHRNITGEELENFMWIRSPNYSNVKDGISGVGITTGYSKQNAFAIWGAYVKKAWEWNWSLAKNLGKPGGILSTEGFVDKEDRKEISDKYTASNGGANHAGKPLVLGSGLKYQDTSRAPIDTDWNAGEQKAYERTAIATGVPAELVGGGESTYQNRKHAKKELYKDEVIPFFNNLKGWLNYLLRDYLKNGEFIDYDLTGIDELKEDISEVIQKLEPIKNRVTINEYRKFLSKMTDIELEDLGEKGEVVLVSAGDITLDEVVESPDVSEEKEDDI, encoded by the coding sequence ATGAACTTTATAAAACAATGGTTGGCAAAAAAGATGTGTTCTATTGTGTATGGTGGCGAATCTCCTTTTGATAGAGAAGAGTACATGGCAACTATAACACAACAGGAAGCTTTTATGATAGCAATTAAAAAGAAAATAAAAGCCTGTCAAAATATAGAGTTTTCTATTTATAAAGATATAAAAGATGGAAAAGAAGAGATGAAAACACATACCCTTTCTCCTCTTTTTAAGATGATAAATAAAAATACTTCTTTTAATGACTTTATAGATTATTTCCTTGTGTGGTATGAAGGATATGACAATGGAGTCTTACTGGAGTTAGTAAAAGGGCTTTCCAATTATTGTCCTGATTTATATATCCACAATCCATCAAATTTTACAGTTCATTATATAGGTAATGAGATTTCAAGAATAGAGATTTTGAATCCTCATAGAAATATTACTGGAGAAGAATTAGAGAATTTCATGTGGATAAGAAGTCCAAATTATTCAAATGTAAAGGATGGAATTTCAGGAGTAGGAATAACTACAGGATATAGTAAGCAGAATGCCTTTGCTATTTGGGGAGCTTATGTAAAAAAAGCTTGGGAATGGAACTGGAGCTTAGCTAAAAATTTGGGGAAACCAGGTGGAATATTATCTACTGAAGGTTTTGTAGATAAGGAAGATAGAAAAGAAATATCTGATAAATATACTGCAAGTAATGGAGGAGCAAATCATGCTGGCAAACCTTTAGTACTTGGATCAGGATTAAAATATCAAGATACTTCAAGAGCTCCCATTGATACTGATTGGAATGCAGGGGAACAAAAAGCATATGAAAGAACAGCTATTGCTACTGGAGTTCCAGCAGAGCTTGTAGGTGGTGGGGAATCTACATATCAAAATAGAAAACATGCTAAAAAAGAACTATATAAAGATGAGGTAATTCCTTTCTTTAATAATTTAAAAGGTTGGCTTAATTATCTTTTGAGAGATTATTTAAAAAATGGTGAGTTTATAGATTATGATCTTACAGGTATAGATGAACTAAAAGAAGATATAAGTGAAGTTATACAAAAACTTGAGCCTATAAAAAATAGAGTAACAATTAATGAATATAGAAAATTTCTTTCAAAAATGACTGATATAGAGTTAGAGGATCTAGGAGAAAAAGGAGAGGTAGTATTAGTTAGTGCTGGTGATATTACTCTTGATGAAGTGGTAGAATCTCCTGATGTGTCTGAAGAAAAAGAAGATGATATTTAA
- a CDS encoding phage minor head protein: MKKYRKQIKLFKNLEKKLSVRNRKRVKKVFIDFAEKIKKDNGDKFADEVKVVIDIDYKYLQEKFKDVLEIIYLYNFDEIIGTFKNAYNKKLSEKIIKGIRDYLLEDFNRKNALKKAKIMANTTKDKFNKIIVQAQREGWSHKDLVKEIMSSVENMSEYRASTIARTETSTSINTVSYKTSTSSGMKEKGWIHIGGKKVDRENHKALNGKWIPIEEKWDLGNGIHAEYPHDANLPASEVVRCSCLQIYR; the protein is encoded by the coding sequence ATGAAAAAGTATAGAAAACAGATTAAACTTTTTAAAAATCTTGAGAAAAAATTATCAGTTAGAAATAGGAAGAGAGTAAAGAAAGTCTTTATTGATTTTGCAGAAAAGATAAAAAAGGATAATGGGGATAAATTTGCGGATGAAGTAAAAGTAGTTATTGATATTGATTATAAATATCTTCAAGAAAAATTTAAAGATGTTTTAGAAATCATTTATTTATATAACTTTGATGAAATAATAGGGACTTTTAAAAATGCTTATAACAAAAAGCTTTCAGAGAAGATTATAAAAGGGATTCGAGATTATCTTTTAGAGGATTTTAATAGAAAAAATGCTTTGAAAAAAGCTAAAATTATGGCTAATACAACTAAAGATAAATTTAACAAAATTATTGTCCAAGCTCAAAGAGAGGGTTGGTCACATAAAGATTTAGTAAAAGAGATAATGTCCTCAGTTGAAAATATGAGTGAATATAGAGCAAGTACAATAGCAAGAACAGAAACATCAACTTCAATTAATACTGTATCTTATAAAACTTCTACAAGCTCTGGAATGAAAGAAAAGGGCTGGATACATATTGGTGGGAAAAAGGTAGATAGAGAAAATCATAAAGCTTTGAATGGTAAATGGATACCAATAGAAGAAAAGTGGGATTTAGGCAATGGAATACATGCTGAATATCCACATGATGCTAATTTACCAGCATCTGAAGTTGTTAGATGTAGTTGTTTACAAATCTATAGATAG
- a CDS encoding phage major capsid protein, whose translation MGKDNELKNKNINFSVGFEEFKEKEDKKGCFEGLLVNYNHKNLAHGYYKFTKGSMKINENKTMLLLYNHRGNQIPVGTCKGVETDEGFKIEAYLQLTTDQNGNVINKEAYALYDLMKNQGAKFELSAGGIIEDGESKEITEKGKTSWFYEIKKFNAYEGSITPKGAVQGSKITKIFNDEGERKMTPQEQQTFIASLIAAMQKEIFSAQQDEEIKALPEKISALEQQFSAIKETLTEEVKEAFNEQFNEINNVIKGLKVDFKPTEAQVSFADEFMAAFNTITENGGKLLQITPETTLKFATPATTTGEGTKAAVKAHQLLGIFKRLQEVNPVVADLNIISITDNSLDLDREEIGLPEIAWVGEEDAREETDGVKLKDVNIAMHQIYALPKISNKLMASNYVGYVAFLMDRVEYAWGLKIANTMFSGTGTKQPKGILKEEGIATVEWDLATLDDAGKVDALITLFGNTRDEISSKAKWYMRRETWTALTLLKDKDGRLQLIDLKNGGERKLLSRPVVIIDSANSGLKTIAEAGKGEPFLVLGDFKGGMLGITNPKMNINIKDQITGKGWTAYYMEKGLGFGVVLPENFKIVKNKAS comes from the coding sequence ATGGGAAAAGATAATGAACTAAAGAATAAAAATATTAATTTTTCTGTAGGTTTTGAAGAGTTTAAAGAAAAAGAAGATAAAAAAGGTTGCTTTGAAGGCTTATTAGTAAATTATAACCATAAAAATTTGGCACATGGTTATTATAAATTTACTAAAGGTAGTATGAAAATAAATGAAAATAAAACAATGCTTCTTTTATATAACCATAGAGGGAATCAAATTCCTGTTGGAACATGTAAGGGAGTAGAAACAGACGAAGGATTTAAAATAGAAGCTTATTTACAACTTACAACTGATCAGAATGGAAATGTTATTAACAAAGAAGCTTATGCTCTTTATGATCTGATGAAAAATCAAGGAGCTAAATTTGAACTTTCTGCTGGTGGAATAATAGAGGATGGAGAGAGTAAAGAAATAACAGAAAAAGGAAAAACAAGTTGGTTTTATGAGATAAAAAAATTCAATGCTTATGAAGGATCTATTACACCTAAAGGAGCAGTACAAGGAAGTAAAATAACTAAAATATTTAATGATGAAGGAGAGAGAAAAATGACACCACAAGAACAACAAACATTTATAGCATCACTGATAGCAGCTATGCAAAAGGAAATTTTTTCAGCACAACAAGATGAAGAGATAAAAGCATTACCAGAGAAAATTTCAGCATTAGAACAACAATTTTCAGCTATAAAAGAAACTCTTACTGAAGAGGTAAAAGAAGCTTTTAATGAGCAATTTAATGAAATTAACAATGTAATTAAAGGGCTAAAAGTAGATTTTAAACCAACTGAAGCACAAGTTTCATTTGCAGACGAATTTATGGCAGCTTTTAATACTATTACTGAAAATGGAGGAAAGTTATTACAAATAACTCCAGAAACAACATTGAAATTTGCAACACCAGCAACAACAACAGGTGAAGGAACAAAAGCAGCAGTAAAAGCACATCAACTCTTAGGAATTTTTAAAAGATTACAAGAAGTGAATCCAGTAGTAGCTGATTTGAATATAATTAGTATTACAGATAACTCTCTTGATCTTGATAGAGAAGAGATAGGACTGCCTGAAATAGCTTGGGTAGGGGAAGAAGATGCTAGAGAGGAGACAGATGGAGTTAAATTAAAAGATGTAAATATAGCAATGCACCAAATATATGCACTGCCAAAAATTTCAAATAAATTAATGGCATCTAACTATGTTGGATATGTTGCCTTCTTAATGGACAGAGTAGAGTATGCTTGGGGATTAAAAATAGCAAACACTATGTTTAGTGGAACAGGAACAAAACAACCAAAAGGAATTTTAAAAGAAGAGGGAATTGCAACAGTGGAATGGGATTTAGCAACATTAGATGATGCAGGAAAAGTAGATGCTCTTATAACTCTTTTTGGGAATACAAGAGATGAAATTTCATCAAAAGCTAAATGGTATATGAGAAGAGAAACATGGACAGCTTTAACTTTATTAAAAGATAAAGATGGAAGATTACAATTAATAGATTTAAAAAATGGTGGAGAAAGAAAACTACTTTCAAGACCTGTTGTTATTATAGACTCTGCAAATTCAGGATTAAAAACAATTGCTGAAGCAGGTAAGGGAGAACCATTCTTAGTACTTGGAGATTTTAAAGGTGGAATGCTTGGAATAACTAACCCTAAAATGAATATAAATATTAAGGACCAAATTACAGGTAAAGGATGGACTGCATACTACATGGAAAAAGGACTTGGATTTGGAGTGGTACTTCCTGAAAACTTTAAAATTGTAAAAAATAAAGCATCTTAA
- a CDS encoding HK97-gp10 family putative phage morphogenesis protein, which yields MSNLVDIMNELDYMALHMVEVGILGIDKDMKGKDSKTTILEYAVYNEFGTKHIPPRPFMRNAIEKNSRTIEKYIEAKTNEVLEGKITGRQALMQLGEYMRGIIVLSIKNASKWAKPLSPKTIKIKTKDGQKDRGILIDESFLIESIRYQITSKTGKRVYLSDFKKVKK from the coding sequence ATGAGTAATTTAGTAGATATAATGAATGAGTTAGATTATATGGCATTACATATGGTAGAGGTTGGAATATTAGGTATAGATAAAGATATGAAGGGAAAAGATTCTAAAACAACTATACTTGAATATGCCGTTTATAATGAGTTTGGAACTAAACACATTCCACCACGTCCTTTTATGAGAAATGCAATAGAAAAAAATTCTAGAACTATTGAAAAATATATAGAAGCTAAAACAAATGAGGTACTTGAAGGAAAAATAACAGGGAGACAAGCTTTGATGCAATTAGGAGAGTATATGAGAGGAATAATTGTTTTGAGTATAAAAAATGCTTCAAAATGGGCAAAACCTTTAAGTCCTAAAACTATAAAAATAAAAACTAAAGATGGACAAAAAGATAGAGGAATTCTTATAGACGAAAGCTTTTTAATAGAGTCTATTAGATATCAAATTACTTCAAAAACAGGTAAAAGAGTATATCTAAGTGATTTTAAGAAGGTGAAGAAATGA